The DNA window AGGGTTTCCTTCATTAGGAAATTCTGAAACTAACAGTTGAAATACTTTAATTGCTGCTTCATTTTGTTTGTATCCAAGAAGGTCATAGCCAATTGTATTAAGTGCAGAAGAATCTTTAAAATCAAACTCATTGGCTTTTTCTGCTTTTGAAGTTTTATAAAATGCTATTCCTTTATCTGTGTTTTCAAAAATTTTATTTTGTAAAAGGAAATACACATTCTTTTTAGGAAATCTTTCTAAATCATTTATAATGTTATTAGCAATTCTATTAATTAATGTTCCAGATGTATCTCCATTTGAATTAAACGCTACTGTAAATCCTGCATTTAGTTCTGGCATAACAATTACCCAATTTGTACTTCCGTTAGTACCTCCATTATGCATAAATTCGCCATCGGTATTAACTTGCCAGAAATACCCAAACATATCGTCTTCTTCATCTTTAAATAACGGTTTTTGCATTTCTTTAATCACAGGATTATCAGTTTCAAGAAGGTATTTTATGTAATTAGTCATATTCGGAATTGTAGATTTTAAGCCTCCTCCAGCGCCAGACATAATAACAGTCATAGGCTCAACAATTTGTCCTTCATCAGTGTAACTTCTTATAAATCTTTCTCCTTCTAAAGATGTTAATGACATTGTTGTTTCAGACATATTTGCTTTATACAAAATTTGCTCATCTATTAATTCTATATACGATTTATCATATACTTTCTCAAGAATAAGTACTAAAAGCTCAGGACCAATAAATGGTGAATACTCATATTTCACACCTGGAATTGTATCTAATTTATAAGTCATTAAATCTTTGAGTAATGTGTCTCGATTGTAGTTTTGGATCTCTTTTTTATCTTTCCAAGTGGCATTTGGTGAAAACATTTTTGCTAATACTTCAGAAAAATCTCTTCTTATTCCACTTGTATGCGTTAATAAATCTCGAATTTGAATTGGTCGATTTTCGAATTCTAAATTAGGAAATGAACCATCAAAATAAATTCTTATATCATCTTCAAGTTTAATTTTTCCATCTAAAACGGCTTGAGCAGTTATTATTCCTGTAAATGATTTAGTAACTGAAGCTATTTCAAAAAGTGAACTATCATTAGGTAAGTTGTTTCTGCCTTTATCAATTTCACCATAATACCCATTATATGTTTTACCATCTTTATAAACTCCTATTGAAATTGAATTAATTTCTGGATATTCAAGCATGAGGTTTGCATTATTTACCATTAAATACTCAATGGGATTTAATGTCTCGTTTTGAAGAACTTTAGTATCGTCTTTACAATTTAAAAATAGCAATAAGGTGAAGAGTAAACTTAATTTTGTTTTCATAGATTTCAAATTGATGGTTATGATAAAGATAACGCATCTATAAGAATGTTACAGTTTTAGAAACCATTTGCTATTATTACTAATTGACCAAGTTTGCAACGATAGTTTTAACAGGTAAAATAGCTTTAGTATGTTCAATACTAGGTCCAGCAACCCAAACGGTTTTATATGTGGCTTTTGTAGCTGCTTTTTCAGTCGCTTTCATACCAATTGAAAATCGAACCATTTTGACCCATTTTTTGAGTTTTTTGTTCTTATTCAATAGGTTCTCTATCCAAGTGGCTTTCGTGCCAATTTTTTGAACATATGGAGTATTAATCACTGTGCATGGCGTTCCAGAAATACGTTCGGTCATGATAATATCATCAGCTCCATAATCGACACACGCTTGTTTGTAATCATCAGTTACACCAGCTTCGATTGAAGCAATAAACGGGCTTCCAACTGAGACGCCTTCAGCGCCATAACTTAACATGTTTTCAATATCAGTTTTGCAACCAACACCACCTGCAGAAATTACAGGAATAGTTAATTCTTTACTTAATAAATTGGTAAGTTGTTCAGGAGAGAGATTTCCTCTATGACCACCAGCTTCATTGTTTACTGCAATGGCTGCATCAGCTCCTAATTGTTCCACTTTTTTGGCAAATTTTAAATCGGTTACATCACAAAATACTTTAATACCAGCTTTACGAGCTTGATTTATGGTCTCTTCAGGACTACCCAAAGATGTAATTATAAAGTCGCAACCTTCTTCGCACAACACTTCTAATTGCCCTTTATACTTGATATTAGATTTATTAACAATTAAATTAAATCCGAAAGAACCACCCTCAACTTTAGCCGCTTTTAACGTTTTAATAGCAGTACGTAATTCGTCAAGTGTTCTATAATTTAGTGCAGGAATACAGCCAGCAATTCCAGCATTCATCGCTTCAACGACCATAGATACATTAGAAACCAAAAACATTGGTGCTTGTATAATAGGATATTTAATATTTAAAAGCTTTGTGAGTTTTGTAGATGTCATTCTATACCATTTTTGTAAAGATATGAAAAATACTATGCACGCATAATTTTTAAAGTTTCAGTTTAATAATAAAAAAAGCCTTATTTTTAATTTTACATTGTCTTTTGAAACAATATATTCGCATTCTTAACCATTTATATATGATTAAATATACTTTAAGTGTTATCATCTGTTTAACACTAACATGTTCTGCTTTTTCACAAAAAAGAATAGAACCAGCGACTCAAGATATCACATTAGCAACGAGTTTAAAAGAGCAATATCCAGATGATAATGTAGCATTAGTTAGCAGTAAAGATCAAGTTACTTTTGGTTTAAATAAGCGCGATGGAAAAGTAACTGTGATGCATCATGTTAGTGAGAACATGATAAATATTGATTCTAGAGCAGATATTCAAGTTTATAATTTTTATGATGGAGAATCTACTATTGAAGAATTTCAAATTCGATATAAAAATAAAAAGGAAGCCAACTTTTTTGTAAAAGACGAAGCCTATACAAGTGATGATTTATTTCACAATGATAGTCGCGTACAATATGCAAATATAGATTTTCCTTTAAAAGGGTATCGTTACTTGACTTCAATTAAAAAGGAATATAAAGACATAAAATATTTTACCAAGCTATATTTTAATGGTGAATATCCAACGGTTAAGAAAACAATTCGTATTGAAATTCCAAATTGGTTAGATATTGAACTCAGAGAGTTGAATTTTGATGGTTATGCGATTGAAAAAAGTGTACATCCCAATCAAAAAGGCAACGGAAAAATTCATACATACACTTTAAAAGATACTCCAGGAATGTATAAAGATAATTCAGCACCAGGACCAACTTATATTTATCCTCATGTGCTTGTTTTGCCTAAATCGTATACACTTAATGGAAAAACAGTTAACATTTTTAAAGAAACTCAGGACCTTTATAATTGGTACAAATCGTTAGTTAATAGTTTAGAAAATGATAATGCGCCAATTACAGATAAGGTAATAGAACTGACAGCAAATGCGACTTCAGATGAAGAAAAAATAAAAAACATCTACTATTGGGTTCAAGACAATATTAGATACATCGCTTTTGAAGATGGTATTGCTGGTTTCAAACCAGATGAAGCTGCCAATGTGTTTACAAAACGCTATGGTGATTGTAAAGGTATGGCTAACCTAACGAAACAAATGTTGATTGAAGCTGGTTTTGATGCTCGATTAACTTGGATTGGCACAAAACGAATTGCTTATGACTACTCTACTCCTAATCTTTCTGTAGATAATCATATGATTTGTACACTTTTTAAAGACGGAAAAACCATATTTCTAGATGGAACAGAAAAGTTCAACGCTTATGGCGAATATGCAGATCGCATTCAAGGCAAGCAAGTATTAATAGAAAATGGAGACGAATTTATTTTAGAATATGTGCCAACTTCTGAAGCTGAATTTAATAAAGAACAATTCGCTTATAGTTTAAAACTTTCAGAAGATAATATGATTGGTAAAGTCGATAAAACATATAATGGAGAAAGTCGTTCTGGACTACTCTATTATTTTAATAGCTTGAAAAATGATAAAAAGGATGAATTTTTAGAGTATTATCTTAATAAAGGGAATAGCAATATTAAAGTCTCAAATATTGAAACTTCAAATTTGCAAAATCGTGATAGTAACATCAATATCGCTTACAATGTTGATATAAAAAATGCTGTATCTTCTTTTGATAATCAGGTTTATATCGATCTTGATTTCGACAAACAACTATCAAATTTTGTGATGGAAGAACGTAAAACAGATTATATTTTTAGTTCTAAAAAAGACATGGAATCAATCACACGATTAGAAATACCTCAAGGTTATAATATTTCGCATTTACCAGAAAACATTTCTATCACAAGTGATAATTTTGATATGAGTGTCAACTTTTCAAAAGAAAACAATGTGATTGTCTACAAAAAACAATTCCGTATTAAAAACGCTAAAATTGAAACTACCGATTTTGAAGAATGGAACGGTTTCATCAAAAAACTTGACGCCTTATACAACGAACAAATTATATTAAATAAAGACTAACATATGACATCTAAATATTTACTATTATTCATATTCGCACTTACTTCTACTGCGTTTTCACAATCAAAAGAAGAATTAGCTGCTAAAGATTTTTTTTGGGGAGATAACGATCAATACAAAAATGCAAATGATATTCCTGCTGAATTATCAAATGAATCTGCAGTTATCATTTATAAAAATGAAAACTACGATTTCCATAAGTATGGTAAAAATGTAACGTATACAACTTCAGTTAGAAAACGTATTAAATTATTAGATAAAGCTGCTGTTGAAGAGTTTTCCGAATTTGCGTTTACAAGACGATTTAGATCCTCTAAAGGGCGTTATTCATGGAAAGTAAAAGGTGACACTTATGTTGGTGTTAAAATAATTAAACCAGATGGAAGTATTACAGAAATAGATGTAGAAAAAGATGCTGTTGAAGTTGATGGCGAAACAAAATTAGCGATCTCAAACCTTGAAGTTGGAGATATAATCGATTACTATTCTTATAAAAATGAACCTTTCAAAAGCACTTATGCTTTCGGGTTTGAACCTGTTGAAACAAGTTTGAATGAAGAATATCCAATTATGGATTTCAAATTATTCTTTGAAACAGAAAATGATTTTTTTATCAATTTCAAGTCGTTTAATGGTGCTCCAGATTTACAAGAAATAGCTACTGATAAAAAGAACATGAGACGTTATGAACTTACTGAAACTAATATTGCAAAACGTGAATATACACGTTGGTTTTATCCTTTAGTTGAATTACCTTCTTATAAATTTCAAGTCTATTTTGCACGTTCGGGAAAGTTTGAAGATCGTGCTTTAGCCTTTCTTCCTGAAAAGGAAACCATCATAAAAACCACAGTTTCTCAAGACGAAGTTTTAGACTTATACGACAATAGATTTAAGCCAGATGGCGATGTAGGAGACGTAAAATCCTTTTTTAAAGGAAAAGAATTTAAAAACGATTCTGAAAAAGTAGTTGCTGCTTACTATTACATGAGGCATTTTTATTTAACACGTTACTTAGAAGCGTTTTATGCACGAGAAGCTAGTATTTCGGCATATCCATTTATGGTGTATGGAAATAATGTGGTCTTCATTCAAAATCAAAAACAATTTATAAGACATTTTACAGAATTCCTTAAGCGACAAAAAATAGATTATAGTATTGTAGTTGGCAAGAAACGATATGATGGTTCTATAGATGAACTCTTGATTGAACGTAACGTAAATGTTATGGTGAAAATTAATACTGCCGAACCATTGTACGCTGAGTTTTTTAGTCCACATACTAATATTAATGAGTTCTCTCCTCTTATGGAAGGTACTGATGTTCTATTGTTGTCATCTAAAAAAAACAAGCGTATTATTGATAAAATTGATCGTGGAACTTTACCTACATCAAGTTATGAAGATAATGAAACTAAAAAAGAGATGATACTTAATTTTAATGATGATTTTTCTGGATTATCGATGACAGCTGTAAATAGTTTTAAAGGCCATAATAAAGGAGAACAACAATATGATAGATTACTTTTTAGTGATTATGTATTTGAAGATTACAAGAAGTATGATACTGAGTCTTGGATTGAAGTTACTCGTGGAAAGAAAAATAAAATCAAATTTCAAAAAGAGATGGATGCTCTCATTGAGAAATTAAAAAATAATCAAAAGGAAAAATTTGAAGCCAGTGCCCAAGGTGAATATGGAATTGAAGACATTGAAGATTATAACTTTATCATAAATGATAATGGACGTTATGCTCTTGACAGTTATTTTACATTTACTGAAAATTTCACAGCCAAAAATGCATTGATTAAGAAAGCTGGTCCAAATTATATTGTAGAAATTGGAAAACTAATTGGTGGCCAAATAGATTTAGATGAAAAAGAGCGTCAGCGTACAGAAAATGTGCATTTGCCACATCCAAGAGTGTTTAATTATACCATAAAATTAAATATCCCTGAAGGCTATACGGTTGCTGGTTTAGACAAACTAAATAAAAACGTAGACAATTCTACTGGAGCTTTTATAAGTACTGCAAAAATTGAAGACGATCAATTAATTATAACAACATCTAAGCGTTATAAAAATTACTATGAATTAAATAGTGATTGGTCAAAAATGATTGTTTTCTTAGATGAAGCAAATCAATTTACTAATGAAAAGGTACTTTTGAAAAAATTATAATGCTTATCTGTGTCTTTTCATTTTTTGTTGCTTTACCATATAATAAGCAAAAATAATATTTGGGACCCAACATAACCACGCTACAATTCTATACGCTATAATAAAATCATTTAAAAAAGCGATTAATATTGGCAACCAAATTCTTAAAGTAACAGCAGCAAAGCAAGCAGCATAACTATAAGTCATAAATTTTTGGTGTTTGCTAATGCTTCTATTTATAATTTCTAAATACGCTCTAACAGTAGTATACAACCAAACAATAGCTAGGCAAGAAAAACCTAATATGGATACAATTCCACCAGTAGCAAAGTAAGCAATATACAATGCAGAGAGTCCACTAATTAGTACAGAAATTAAATAGATTCTACCTAAATTACGGTGTAAGATTTTATTCTTTTTTCTAAGTTTTTCTCTAAACTGAGTCCAACCAACTAATAGCGCAAGTCCTCCAAGTGAAATATGCATATAAAACCCAATATTCCATAAACCATCATTTAATAAGTGTGCGCTTTTTGAAGTCAGTATTCCAATATTTGAATCAATTATGAAATACAATAATGGATATAAACCAATTATAATACACAGCGATGCAAAAATTATTAAGCCGAGTTTTTTTGTCATTTCACTATGCTTATAGAGCGTTATCCATAATATCTTGTACGACTTCAGGATTTAAGAGTGTACTTGTATCACCTAAATTACTTGTGTCTTTTCCAGCGATTTTACGTAAAATACGACGCATGATTTTACCACTTCGTGTTTTTGGCAAAGCACTTGTAAATTGAATCTTATCGAGTTTCGCAATAGGACCTATTTGTTCAGTAATGATTTGATTGATTTCTTTTCGTAAATTATCATGATTACGAGTTTCGCCAGTTTCTTTTAATGTAACATAACCATAAAGAGCATTACCTTTAATATCATGAGGAAAACCTACGATAGCACTTTCTGCAACAGCAGGATGTTCATTTATGGCATCTTCAATTGGTGCTGTTCCTAAATTATGACCAGACACAATAATCACATCATCTACTCTACCAGTGATTCTGTAATAGCCAACTTCATCACGTAAAGCGCCATCACCTGTAAAATACATGTTTTTATATGCCGAAAAATACGTGTCTTTATAACGTTGATGATTTCCCCAAATGGTACGTGCAATACTTGGCCAAGGAAATTTAACACACAAACGACCATCGACCTGATTCCCTTTAATTTCTTGACCATTCTCATCCATTAATGCAGGTTGAATCCCTATAAAAGGCAACGTTGCATACGTTGGTTTAGTTGGTGTAGCAAACGCAATTGGAGTAATCATTATTCCTCCTGTTTCTGTTTGCCACCAAGTATCAACAATAGGCGCTTTTTTCTTTCCGACGTTATCGTCATACCAATGCCAAGCTTCTTCGTTGATTGGTTCACCAACAGTTCCTAAAACTTTAATTGATGATAAGTCTCGATTTTCTAAATGCTCAACACCTTCTTTGGCTAAAGCTCTAATGGCAGTTGGTGCAGTATAAAATTGATTTATTTTATGTTTTTCAACAATGTCCCAAAATCTTCCAAAATCTGGATAGCTTGGCACACCCTCAAACATTACTGTAGTTGCTCCATTACACAATGGACCATAAACAATATAACTATGACCAGTAATCCAGCCAATATCAGCTGTACACCAATACACATCTTCTTCTCTATATTGAAAAACATTCTTAAACGTATATGCTGTATATACCATATAGCCAGCAGTTGTATGAACCATACCTTTAGGTTTTCCTGTTGAACCTGAAGTATATAAAATGAATAATGGGTCTTCAGCATTCATCGTTTCTGCAGGACAATTTGCATCAGCATGATCCAATAAGGGTTGTAACCAATGGTCTCGATTAGCGTTCATTTTAATATCAGAATTAATACGTTTTGCTACTAATACAGATTCAACACAAGCACAATCTTCTAGCGCTTCATCTACAATTCCTTTTAGATCAATGGTTTTAGATCCTCTATAAGATCCATCACTGGTAATGACCATTTTACAATCTGAATCATTGATTCTAGTAGCCAATGCATTTGATGAAAACCCAGCAAAAACTACAGAGTGTATAGCACCAATTCTCGCACAAGCCAATACTGAAATTGCTAGTTCAGGAATCATTGGTAAATAAATACAAACGCGATCACCTTTAGTAATCCCTTTATCTTTTAAAACATTTGCAAATCGACAAACTTTCTCATGCAATTGATTGTATGTGATATGCTGAGCCGCTTCATCTGGACTGTTTGGCTCAAAAATAATGGCTGTTTTATCACCTCTAGTTGGTAAATGCCTATCGATACAGTTTTCAGTTATATTAAGTTGTGCGCCTTCAAACCATTTAATTTCTGGCTTCGTGAAATCCCAACTTAGGACATTATTCCATTTTTTTCGCCACATAAAATGTTCTTCAGCAATTTCTTCCCAAAATACTTCTGGATTTCTTACCGATTTACGGTACACCTGATAATATTCTTCTAAATGCTTAATATGATAGTTGCTCATTATAGTGTATTTTGTTTTAGCAAGTTAATGTATCTATTTTAAATTAAAAAATGCGTCTTCTTCTTTAGTTAACAATCTAGAATGAATAAAAAAACGAAGACCTAAAGGTATTTCCAAAGAAAAACTTGCGCCTCGACCTTCAGTAATGTCAATTGTTAAGTGTGTGTGTTTCCAGTATTCGAACTGATCTTGGTTCATATAAAAATTAACACCGTTTAATATTCCTAAAAGAATATCACTGTCATCTAAATACAAATCTCCTTTTTCAAAAACCATTGGTGCAGAACCATCACAACAACCACCACTTTGATGAAAAATTAACTCACCATGTTTTGTTTTTAACAGCTCCAATGTTTTTGACGCTTTTTCTGTAATTGCTACTCTTTCCATAGTTTATAATATTAAAAAGGCTGAATTTTAAAAAAAAAAATCAGCCTTTATAGCTATTAATCGATTCTACTAAAAGAATCCTAATTTATTTTTATCGTATGAGATTAACATGTTTTTAGTTTGACGATAATAATTAAGCATCATCACATGATTTTCTCTACCAAACCCAGATTTTTTATAGCCTCCAAAAGGAGCATGCGCAGGGTAAGCATGGTAACAGTTTACCCAAACACGACCAGCTTTTATGGCTCTTGGTATTTGATATAATTGATGTGCATCTCGCGTCCAAACACCTGCTCCTAATCCGTAAAGTGTATCGTTTGCTATCTCTAAAGCTTCAGCTTCATCTTTAAAGGTTGTCACACAAGCAACAGGTCCGAAAATTTCTTCCTGAAAAACTCTCATTTTATTATGACCTTCTAATAGTGTTGGTTTAATGTAAAACCCGTTTGCTAAATCACCACTTAATTTATTTGCTGTTCCTCCTGTTAATACTTTTGCACCTTCATCTTTTCCTATTTTAAAATAGGATTGGATTTTTTCATATTGATCATTAGATGCTTGAGCACCAACCATAGTCTTTACATCATAAGGATTATCTTGAATTATAGCATTTGTACGTTCAATAACACGTTCAATAAACGCATCGTAAATATCTTCTTGAACTAAAATCCTGGAAGGACATGTACATACTTCACCTTGATTGAACGCAAATAAAACTGCACCTTCAATAGCTTTATCTAAATAGGCATCGTCAGCATCCATTACAGAATTAAAGAAAATGTTAGGAGATTTTCCACCTAACTCCATAGTTACTGGATTTAGATTTTTAGATGCATACTGCATAATTAGTTGTCCTGTAGTGGTTTCTCCAGTAAAAGCAACTTTGTCTACTCTAGCACTAGACGCTAATGGTTTTCCTGCTTCTGGACCAAAGCCATGTACTACGTTTACAACACCTGGCGGAAACACTTCAGCAATTTTCTCCATTAGTAAGGTTGCAGATGAAGGTGTTTGTTCAGCAGGTTTTAAAACCACGCAGTTTCCAGTTACAAGAGCTGGAGGTAATTTCCAGGATAGCATTAAAAGTGGAAAATTCCAAGGGATAATTTGACCAACAACACCTAATGGTTCTTTAATATTCATGGATAAGGTATTCTGATCTAGTTCAGTTGCACTGCCTTCTTCAGAACGAATACAAGCTGCAAAATACCTCCAATGATCTACTGCCAATGGTACATCTGCATTTAAGGTTTCACGAATTGGCTTTCCATTATCGCAAGTTTCTACTAATGCAAACGCTTCCAAATTAGCTTCAATAATGTCTGCTACTTTATTTAGCAAGGTTGCTCTTTCTGTTGCAGATGTATTTCCCCAAGCTTCTTTTGCGGCATTAGCTGCATCTAAAGCTAACTCAACATCTTCTTTTTGTGAGCGAGGGTACTTTGCAATAAAACTATTATCAATTGGAGATGTGTTTTCGAAATATTGACCATCAATAGGATCTACAAATTTTCCATTGATAAAATTGCCGTATTTTTCTTTAAATTTTGGTTTTGAATAACTCATATAATTTCTTGTTTAATTAGTAATTAGTAAAAATTTTAGTCCAAAAAATGGTTTATATTTAATTTTGATAAAGTTATTTTATCATATTCTAATTATCTTGAACATATTTATTATATTCTTGAACATATCTCTTATTTGCCTTATTTATGCATTAAAATTTTGTAATATTGAGTATGAAACCTTTATTAAATCAGCATAAAAACAATAGAAAACTGACCACTTTAGTGGAAAATAGAACAACGTATAATGCTGATTATGCAGAACTTAATATTTATGAAACTCATGCTCTTGCTGAAAAAGTGTCGCTAACCTTTGACTTTCCAATTATAGCAAGTATGCTTACAGGAAAGAAAATCATGCACATTGATGGTTTTGAAGCTTTTGATTTTTATCCTGGTGAATCTGTAGTAATGCCAACGAATAAGGAAATGGTTATAGATTTTCCTATAGCCACAAAAGATCGTCCAACCCAATGTTTAGCCTTAGGTATTGATGCTTTCAAAATTGATGAAGTTGTTGAAAAATTTAACCATCACGTCGCTATTGAAAACGAAAACAATAATTGGAATTTAGACCAAACTGCTTCTCATTTAATTAACAATACAGATGTAAATCATTTAATTGAACGGCTAACGTATACTTTTACTAATAATAACAAATCTAAAGACGTCTTATTAGATTTAATGATTCAAGAATTAGTCGTTAGATTATTGCAGACCAAAGCGAAGTCTTTAATTCTAAACGATCCGAATCAGGTTTTTAATGATACTAGAATCGGTTCTGTTATTAAATTTATCAAAGATAATTTAACTAATAAAGATATTTCTGTTGATCTCTTAGCGAAAAAAGCTCACATGAGTACGTCTCATTTTCACAAACAATTTAAAAACACTTTAGGAGTCTCACCTATTGATTATATAAATTCTGAAAAAATAAAGTTTTCTAAAAAGCTCATTAAAGAATCTAAAGATTTTAGAATGTCTGAAATTGCTTTTAAATCTGGATTCAATAATACGAGTTACTTCAATAGACAATTCAAAAAAATGGAACTTATGACACCTCAACAATTTAAATCTTCAATCTCTAAATATTAAGTGTTTTTAAGACGTGTTCTGTATGCTTTTATTTCTTTCACAACTCTTGG is part of the Psychroserpens ponticola genome and encodes:
- a CDS encoding aldehyde dehydrogenase family protein — its product is MSYSKPKFKEKYGNFINGKFVDPIDGQYFENTSPIDNSFIAKYPRSQKEDVELALDAANAAKEAWGNTSATERATLLNKVADIIEANLEAFALVETCDNGKPIRETLNADVPLAVDHWRYFAACIRSEEGSATELDQNTLSMNIKEPLGVVGQIIPWNFPLLMLSWKLPPALVTGNCVVLKPAEQTPSSATLLMEKIAEVFPPGVVNVVHGFGPEAGKPLASSARVDKVAFTGETTTGQLIMQYASKNLNPVTMELGGKSPNIFFNSVMDADDAYLDKAIEGAVLFAFNQGEVCTCPSRILVQEDIYDAFIERVIERTNAIIQDNPYDVKTMVGAQASNDQYEKIQSYFKIGKDEGAKVLTGGTANKLSGDLANGFYIKPTLLEGHNKMRVFQEEIFGPVACVTTFKDEAEALEIANDTLYGLGAGVWTRDAHQLYQIPRAIKAGRVWVNCYHAYPAHAPFGGYKKSGFGRENHVMMLNYYRQTKNMLISYDKNKLGFF
- a CDS encoding AraC family transcriptional regulator produces the protein MKPLLNQHKNNRKLTTLVENRTTYNADYAELNIYETHALAEKVSLTFDFPIIASMLTGKKIMHIDGFEAFDFYPGESVVMPTNKEMVIDFPIATKDRPTQCLALGIDAFKIDEVVEKFNHHVAIENENNNWNLDQTASHLINNTDVNHLIERLTYTFTNNNKSKDVLLDLMIQELVVRLLQTKAKSLILNDPNQVFNDTRIGSVIKFIKDNLTNKDISVDLLAKKAHMSTSHFHKQFKNTLGVSPIDYINSEKIKFSKKLIKESKDFRMSEIAFKSGFNNTSYFNRQFKKMELMTPQQFKSSISKY